In Pelosinus sp. UFO1, one genomic interval encodes:
- the msbA gene encoding lipid A export permease/ATP-binding protein MsbA — protein sequence MTIYLRLLQYVKPYLPRMIAAIFCIIFAASANLYVPWILKDVIDDVLTTKNMTMLNTIAIGIVIVFFLRGIFFFGQTYLMSYIGQKVIIDIREGVYRHLQRLSLSYYEKRQTGKIMSYITNDVAAVQGALVETMIELVTEGMTLIGSLGAMFYLHWKLSLLTLVTLPLVGQAINVFGKKLRKSSTAVQERAADITSVLQESISSVRVIKSFAREDYEIARFSRENDHNFRAQMKNSQIMATLTPVIEFLAAIGVTMIIWYGGREVINDNLTAGSLVAFLVYAVNLSNPIKRLSRVYGNIQKALAAAERVFEVLDTKPEIEDMPNAIPLPNINGYVALNQVTFEYKQGEPALRQVELKINPGQVVAIVGPSGAGKTTIANMIPRFYDPTDGNITIDGIDIKTVTLHSLREQIGIVPQETILFNGSVYENILYGKLDATQDEVVQAAKAANAHNFILDMPGGYDTQIGERGSKLSGGQRQRISIARAILKNPRVLILDEATSALDTESEKLVQEAIDKLMIGRTSFVIAHRLSTIQRADLIVVMEKGRIKEKGTHKELLAAGGLYSKLYQVQFDK from the coding sequence ATGACAATATATTTGCGCCTATTACAATATGTCAAACCCTATTTACCAAGAATGATAGCAGCAATCTTCTGCATCATTTTCGCGGCTAGTGCTAACTTATATGTACCATGGATATTAAAGGATGTCATTGATGATGTCTTAACGACCAAAAATATGACAATGCTGAACACCATTGCCATAGGCATTGTAATTGTTTTTTTTCTCAGGGGTATTTTCTTCTTTGGACAAACCTACTTAATGTCCTACATTGGGCAAAAAGTCATTATAGATATCCGGGAAGGCGTATACCGCCATTTACAACGATTGTCCTTGTCCTATTATGAAAAGCGTCAGACTGGCAAAATTATGAGTTATATTACCAATGATGTAGCAGCCGTACAAGGTGCACTAGTAGAGACAATGATTGAACTGGTTACAGAAGGTATGACCCTAATTGGCTCACTAGGGGCTATGTTTTATCTACATTGGAAGTTATCTCTCTTGACTTTGGTAACTTTACCTTTAGTAGGGCAGGCCATTAATGTTTTTGGTAAAAAACTGCGAAAATCCAGTACAGCAGTGCAAGAACGGGCTGCTGATATTACCTCAGTACTCCAAGAAAGCATTTCTTCTGTCAGGGTTATTAAATCCTTTGCCAGAGAAGACTATGAAATTGCTCGATTTAGTAGAGAAAATGATCATAATTTTCGCGCTCAAATGAAGAATTCTCAAATCATGGCGACTCTAACTCCTGTTATTGAATTTTTGGCGGCTATTGGTGTTACCATGATTATTTGGTATGGAGGGCGAGAAGTTATCAATGATAACTTAACAGCGGGTTCTCTGGTGGCTTTTTTAGTTTATGCAGTGAACTTATCCAATCCGATTAAACGTTTAAGTCGTGTATATGGCAACATTCAAAAAGCCTTAGCTGCTGCTGAGCGAGTATTTGAAGTACTAGATACCAAACCGGAAATAGAAGATATGCCTAATGCGATACCATTACCGAACATTAACGGCTATGTAGCATTGAATCAAGTGACCTTTGAATACAAACAAGGCGAACCAGCTTTGCGTCAAGTAGAACTTAAAATCAATCCAGGGCAAGTGGTGGCCATTGTCGGACCAAGTGGCGCGGGAAAAACCACCATTGCAAATATGATTCCCAGATTTTATGATCCAACAGACGGAAACATTACCATTGATGGTATTGATATAAAAACTGTAACTTTACATTCGTTAAGGGAGCAAATCGGCATTGTGCCTCAAGAAACCATACTTTTCAATGGTAGCGTCTATGAAAATATTTTATATGGGAAATTAGATGCAACACAAGATGAAGTAGTACAGGCAGCCAAGGCAGCTAATGCTCATAACTTTATCTTAGATATGCCCGGTGGCTATGATACTCAAATTGGTGAACGAGGATCAAAACTATCGGGTGGACAAAGGCAAAGAATTTCTATAGCCAGAGCCATTTTGAAAAATCCTCGTGTATTAATTTTGGATGAAGCAACCTCTGCCTTAGATACAGAAAGTGAAAAATTGGTACAAGAAGCAATTGACAAGTTGATGATAGGACGTACTTCTTTTGTTATTGCCCACCGGTTGTCTACGATACAACGGGCAGATTTGATTGTAGTTATGGAAAAAGGCAGAATCAAAGAAAAGGGTACTCACAAAGAACTTTTAGCCGCAGGTGGTTTATATAGCAAATTGTATCAGGTCCAATTTGATAAATAG
- the lpxB gene encoding lipid-A-disaccharide synthase: MCKIMISVGEASGDLHGASVASALKTIQPDVEIFGMGGQAMQAAGVNIVYDIADLGVIGFVEVIKNLPRLFKLRDDLVELMEKERPDALVIIDYPDFNMRLAKIAKQKGIPVISYISPTVWAWRRGRAKEVAEIVEKVAAIFPFEADVYQEAGANVTFVGHPLLDIVKTTMPKEEAYQYFGADPKRPIVLLLPGSRQQEILKLLPDMLAAGEKIAEQVQGTQFFLPVASTISREMLHNIIAEYKIPVVLTEKNTYDLMNIANVAIAASGTVTLEASLLNLPTVIIYRVATLTYLLGKLLIKIPYISLPNIIAGRKVVPELLQHAVTAENIAHEVIPVLCDPKVKNAMLQDLLEVRQKLGELGAVERVAREILAVANRPSGG, from the coding sequence ATGTGTAAAATCATGATATCGGTTGGAGAAGCATCAGGTGATTTGCATGGCGCTAGTGTAGCTAGTGCATTGAAAACCATACAACCTGACGTCGAAATATTTGGTATGGGTGGTCAGGCGATGCAAGCCGCGGGTGTAAATATAGTGTATGATATTGCGGATTTAGGCGTTATCGGGTTTGTTGAAGTCATTAAAAACCTGCCTAGATTGTTTAAACTACGCGATGATCTAGTCGAGCTCATGGAGAAAGAACGCCCTGATGCCTTAGTCATTATTGACTATCCTGATTTTAATATGCGGTTGGCTAAAATCGCAAAGCAAAAAGGTATTCCTGTAATATCTTATATTAGTCCTACCGTCTGGGCATGGAGACGAGGCCGGGCAAAAGAAGTCGCCGAAATTGTAGAAAAAGTGGCGGCTATTTTTCCTTTTGAAGCAGATGTGTACCAGGAAGCTGGGGCGAATGTTACGTTTGTTGGCCACCCTTTGCTAGATATAGTAAAAACAACTATGCCAAAAGAAGAAGCCTATCAGTACTTTGGAGCCGATCCTAAGCGGCCAATTGTCTTACTGTTGCCAGGAAGTCGCCAGCAAGAAATTCTTAAGCTATTACCAGATATGCTGGCAGCTGGGGAAAAAATAGCAGAACAAGTACAGGGTACCCAATTTTTTCTCCCAGTAGCATCGACAATTTCCCGGGAAATGCTACATAACATAATAGCGGAATATAAGATACCAGTTGTTTTGACAGAAAAGAACACCTATGACCTAATGAATATTGCCAATGTTGCTATCGCAGCATCTGGTACAGTTACCTTAGAAGCATCTCTGCTCAACTTACCAACCGTTATTATTTATCGAGTAGCAACCTTGACCTACTTGTTGGGTAAACTTTTGATAAAAATACCCTATATCAGTTTGCCCAATATCATTGCAGGGCGTAAAGTAGTGCCCGAATTGTTGCAACATGCGGTAACTGCTGAGAATATTGCGCATGAAGTGATACCTGTTTTATGTGATCCAAAGGTCAAAAATGCTATGCTGCAGGATTTGTTAGAAGTGCGGCAAAAATTAGGTGAGCTAGGTGCAGTTGAGCGGGTAGCAAGGGAAATTTTAGCCGTTGCCAATAGACCAAGTGGAGGATAA